A window from Cryptomeria japonica chromosome 1, Sugi_1.0, whole genome shotgun sequence encodes these proteins:
- the LOC131042463 gene encoding uncharacterized protein ycf20 isoform X2 — translation MSSVLNHLCSRSYSLNCTGDSLFWKQRLKQKLGKRCVPSKINVQTLSVRAVQGSQRPRRLVEFVRLVPELTRNYFKSPFRRALFGGISLLGGFYVAQTISLSFGALGVNDVIAAVLCVIVTEYVTRFYYTRSKVTFPVALLNNFKMGFTYGLFIDAFKLAS, via the exons ATGTCCAGTGTATTAAATCACCTATGCTCACGGTCATATTCATTAAATTG CACTGGAGATTCATTATTTTGGAAGCAGAGGCTTAAACAAAAGCTTGGGAAAAGATGCGTGCCTTCTAAAATAAATGTCCAGACTTTGAGTGTCAGAGCAGTGCAAGGAAGTCAGAGACCTCGCCGATTGGTTGAGTTTGTCAGATTGGTCCCTGAACTTACAAGAAACTACTTTAAAAGTCCATTTCGTCGAGCACTTTTTGGTGGCATATCTTTGCTAGGAGGATTCTATGTAGCACAAACAATCTCTCTTTCGTTTGGTGCATTAGGAGTCAATGACGTGATCGCTGCAGTTTTATGTGTAATTGTTACAGAATATGTTACTAGATTCTATTATACTCGTTCCAAGGTTACTTTTCCAGTGGCACTGCTTAACAATTTCAAGATGGGTTTCACCTATGGTCTCTTCATTGATGCTTTCAAGCTTGCCAGTTAG
- the LOC131042463 gene encoding uncharacterized protein ycf20 isoform X1, with product MSSVLNHLCSRSYSLNCASKHSFLIPSTGDSLFWKQRLKQKLGKRCVPSKINVQTLSVRAVQGSQRPRRLVEFVRLVPELTRNYFKSPFRRALFGGISLLGGFYVAQTISLSFGALGVNDVIAAVLCVIVTEYVTRFYYTRSKVTFPVALLNNFKMGFTYGLFIDAFKLAS from the exons ATGTCCAGTGTATTAAATCACCTATGCTCACGGTCATATTCATTAAATTG CGCTTCTAAACATTCATTTCTGATTCCAAGCACTGGAGATTCATTATTTTGGAAGCAGAGGCTTAAACAAAAGCTTGGGAAAAGATGCGTGCCTTCTAAAATAAATGTCCAGACTTTGAGTGTCAGAGCAGTGCAAGGAAGTCAGAGACCTCGCCGATTGGTTGAGTTTGTCAGATTGGTCCCTGAACTTACAAGAAACTACTTTAAAAGTCCATTTCGTCGAGCACTTTTTGGTGGCATATCTTTGCTAGGAGGATTCTATGTAGCACAAACAATCTCTCTTTCGTTTGGTGCATTAGGAGTCAATGACGTGATCGCTGCAGTTTTATGTGTAATTGTTACAGAATATGTTACTAGATTCTATTATACTCGTTCCAAGGTTACTTTTCCAGTGGCACTGCTTAACAATTTCAAGATGGGTTTCACCTATGGTCTCTTCATTGATGCTTTCAAGCTTGCCAGTTAG